In Chryseobacterium salivictor, the DNA window ATTTGGTCGAGGACAGTTTCTTCAATTTTCATTTTTGATAAGGGATTGGGTCTTCTAAAGTAATGGTAAAGTTGAGAACCTGATTGCCTCTTTCTATTTTCAGATCGATTTTTTTACCGTTTCCTTCTTTAAAATAATTATTAATTTTCTCCATAGTCATATTGTTCACGGGCTTTTTGTCGATGCTGATGAGTTGATCATTTTTACGGATTCCTGCCACGAAACAGGGTGAATCTTTACGGCATCCGGCTACAGAAAATTTTGGTTTCAGAACAAAATTATACTGAAATTTCTGTGTTTGATCTATAACTTCTATGCCGTCGGCAGCTTTTATATTTTTTTTTGTTTCAACTTCTACAAGATCTTTTTCCCAGGTCATACCGTCCTGCTGAATATCCAGACCACTGCTGTTGAATAAAAAAGGATCATTGTAATTTTTATTTCTTTTAAGCAAAATCCTTTGACCCGGATAATCGAAAATCACCGTAAAACGTCTTAAGATATCATTGCCAACCGAGCCTTTCCGACCGGGAACTAATTTTAAATTTTGAATCGAATATTCATCAGGCATCGCGGTAAGCGGTTCTGCAAAATTGAATTTCCCCAAATATAAATTGTGGATACGGCTTCTTTTCCCGAAAATATCACCATTGAAACCACGCCCCAGATAATCATCAATGTTGGGACGGTTGTATTCGAAGTTTTCGATGAGTTTGGGGAAAAGCCAGATTGCATCGCTGTTTCCTAAATCGATCAGCATTTTTGACTGGACTTTCTTGTCG includes these proteins:
- a CDS encoding aspartyl protease family protein produces the protein MIPFKLINNLIFIPININGVDLTFLLDSGVNETILFSLDKKEVNFKDVEKIKFSGLGESMDIEGLKSENNTVSIGKDYKDAKHTVFIILDEGINFSSHVGIPVNGIIGYQFFKDHPVEINFTSKKITVFNDENSLIKRQKRFTEFPITIENNKPYIMADVEMTDKKVQSKMLIDLGNSDAIWLFPKLIENFEYNRPNIDDYLGRGFNGDIFGKRSRIHNLYLGKFNFAEPLTAMPDEYSIQNLKLVPGRKGSVGNDILRRFTVIFDYPGQRILLKRNKNYNDPFLFNSSGLDIQQDGMTWEKDLVEVETKKNIKAADGIEVIDQTQKFQYNFVLKPKFSVAGCRKDSPCFVAGIRKNDQLISIDKKPVNNMTMEKINNYFKEGNGKKIDLKIERGNQVLNFTITLEDPIPYQK